A window of the candidate division KSB1 bacterium genome harbors these coding sequences:
- a CDS encoding HAMP domain-containing histidine kinase, with protein MTHLLTKGISRHLREVLFLLAIALILGLLWYTQSLVRQLRREARDILEFYASFYQRAATDASDEELNFIFEQIIQRTNFPIVVTDNRGEPSAWKGIDVDPNDRSPQAISRVRQIVRHMAKEIDPIPLRYEDYVIGHLYYGDSKLITQLVRLPYIEIGLVSLFLFVAFLGYSSIKRSEQQLIWVGLSRETAHQLGTPISSLLGWLELLRTADGIDRVQEIAQEMAQDLARLGKVASRFSQIGSRADLKEQEVEPILRDVATYFRRRIPQMGKTVVIREEYHPVPKVPLNRELFEWVIENLVKNGLEALEKDPGIITLRLCPAETKGWTLQIDVTDNGRGMDARERKRIFQPGYSTKRRGWGLGLSLAKRIVEEYHHGRLFVRWSQPGEGTTMRVLL; from the coding sequence ATGACGCATCTGCTGACGAAAGGCATTTCCCGCCATTTGCGGGAAGTGTTGTTCCTCCTGGCGATCGCCTTGATCCTGGGTCTCCTCTGGTACACACAGAGTCTGGTCCGCCAACTGCGGCGGGAGGCTCGCGATATCCTCGAGTTCTACGCTTCCTTCTACCAGCGGGCAGCTACAGATGCCTCCGACGAGGAGCTCAACTTCATCTTCGAGCAGATCATCCAAAGGACCAATTTCCCCATCGTCGTCACGGACAATCGGGGCGAGCCCAGTGCTTGGAAGGGCATCGATGTAGACCCCAATGACCGCAGTCCGCAGGCCATCTCCCGGGTACGTCAGATCGTGCGCCATATGGCAAAGGAGATCGATCCGATTCCGCTGCGGTACGAGGACTACGTCATTGGCCATCTGTACTACGGCGACTCGAAGCTCATCACGCAGCTGGTGCGATTGCCGTACATCGAGATTGGCCTGGTGAGCCTGTTTCTCTTTGTTGCTTTCCTTGGGTACAGCAGCATCAAGCGTTCGGAGCAGCAGTTGATTTGGGTCGGCCTCAGCCGGGAAACGGCCCATCAGCTTGGAACACCCATCTCCTCGCTTCTGGGTTGGTTGGAGCTTCTGCGCACAGCCGACGGCATCGACCGGGTTCAGGAAATCGCTCAGGAAATGGCGCAGGACCTGGCGCGCCTTGGGAAAGTGGCGTCGCGCTTCTCGCAGATCGGTTCGCGCGCCGACCTCAAGGAGCAGGAGGTGGAGCCGATCCTGCGCGATGTGGCCACCTACTTCCGGAGGCGCATCCCGCAGATGGGCAAGACCGTGGTCATCCGTGAGGAATATCATCCTGTGCCAAAGGTCCCCCTGAATCGCGAGCTCTTCGAATGGGTGATCGAGAATCTGGTGAAAAACGGTCTGGAGGCCCTCGAAAAGGACCCCGGGATCATCACCCTGCGCCTGTGCCCAGCGGAAACCAAGGGATGGACTCTCCAGATCGACGTGACGGACAATGGCCGCGGGATGGACGCCCGGGAAAGAAAGCGGATCTTCCAGCCTGGCTACAGCACTAAGAGGAGGGGTTGGGGGTTGGGTCTCAGCCTTGCCAAGCGCATCGTGGAAGAGTACCATCACGGCCGCCTATTCGTTCGTTGGTCGCAACCTGGGGAGGGGACCACGATGCGCGTTCTTCTGTAA